From a region of the Streptacidiphilus albus JL83 genome:
- a CDS encoding ExeA family protein produces MIERLQQYFGFTKMPFGKSLAPGALHRHGAHAEAVARISWAVAERAIGVVTGEVGAGKTVAVRAALAALDPVRHQVIYLGNPAVGSRGIHRAIVSALGGSPHPHTAALIPQAADALATERAERGRVPVLVLDEAHLLSHDQLESVRMLTNQDMDSASPFACLLIGQPTLRRRIKMGTMAALDQRIALRFAMPPMTGEETGSYLKHHLALAGRSDPLFSDDAVQLIHTTGRGLPRAVNNLAVQALLDVFVQNKTIVDEASARAAVAEVTTE; encoded by the coding sequence GTGATCGAGCGCCTGCAGCAGTACTTCGGCTTCACCAAGATGCCGTTCGGCAAGAGCCTGGCCCCTGGGGCTCTGCACCGTCACGGCGCGCATGCTGAGGCGGTGGCCCGGATCAGCTGGGCGGTCGCGGAGCGCGCGATCGGGGTGGTCACCGGGGAGGTCGGCGCGGGCAAGACCGTCGCTGTCCGCGCCGCCCTGGCAGCTCTGGACCCGGTCCGCCATCAGGTCATCTACCTGGGCAACCCCGCCGTGGGCTCGCGCGGGATCCACCGCGCGATCGTCTCCGCGCTGGGCGGCAGCCCGCACCCGCATACTGCCGCGCTGATCCCGCAGGCCGCCGACGCGCTGGCCACCGAACGCGCCGAGCGCGGCCGCGTCCCCGTCCTGGTGCTCGACGAGGCCCACCTGCTGAGCCACGACCAGTTGGAGTCGGTGCGGATGCTCACCAACCAGGACATGGACTCCGCGTCGCCGTTCGCCTGCCTGCTGATCGGCCAGCCCACCCTGCGCAGGAGAATCAAGATGGGCACCATGGCCGCGCTGGACCAGCGGATCGCGCTGCGGTTCGCGATGCCCCCGATGACCGGCGAGGAGACCGGCAGCTACCTCAAACACCACCTCGCCCTGGCCGGCCGGTCCGACCCGCTGTTCTCCGATGACGCCGTCCAACTGATCCACACCACCGGGCGCGGACTGCCCCGCGCGGTCAACAATCTTGCCGTCCAGGCCCTGCTCGACGTCTTCGTCCAGAACAAGACCATCGTCGACGAGGCGTCAGCACGCGCCGCTGTCGCCGAAGTCACGACAGAGTGA
- a CDS encoding helix-turn-helix transcriptional regulator: MDDTIRHPLTYARRQEGWSQDDLALRVRRAAVLRGRRSGTDRQRVWKWETRRAVPDAESQLLLADAFGVLEQEVERFGWPGWLPGRETPLPLGSAYTIKALREAHRTVLDRRAFVAYTGAAVVGLASQWATLEPDRLRGALDGRNVDTTLVDWLEQTSADLSAMPTEQRQHTAQLLDAHLATVTDLIEGRRYDKATEIRLHRLAATLGITNGWYRFDQQQHASASRLWDAALRSAHDSGSVDLGAGIVSDFAYQATWLGSPQTAADLLGHALSRARHPTARSLLHLRQARAYAALGQQSACYRSLRGSERELERPSSDEAPAWCSWMSEADLAVDHGGCLMDLGRFEEAHERISEGVALLPSARDKTKSVFLVYQARGLLQRGEVDEALSVTAESWDLANRIGAQRCLTLVHDLAPRFHKFRQLAEVRDLLERVGANAA; this comes from the coding sequence GTGGACGACACGATTCGCCACCCGCTCACCTACGCACGGCGGCAGGAAGGCTGGTCCCAGGACGACCTGGCCCTCCGAGTCAGACGCGCTGCGGTGCTTCGCGGTCGCCGGTCGGGCACGGACCGCCAGCGGGTGTGGAAGTGGGAGACCAGACGTGCTGTCCCCGACGCCGAGTCCCAGCTGCTCCTTGCCGATGCTTTCGGTGTCCTAGAGCAGGAGGTGGAGCGGTTCGGGTGGCCCGGGTGGCTGCCGGGCCGTGAGACGCCCCTTCCTCTGGGCTCGGCCTACACAATCAAGGCACTACGAGAGGCGCACCGAACTGTGCTGGATCGCAGAGCATTCGTCGCATACACCGGGGCGGCCGTCGTCGGGCTCGCCTCGCAGTGGGCCACCCTGGAGCCAGATCGGCTTCGCGGGGCGCTGGACGGCCGGAACGTGGACACGACGCTCGTGGACTGGCTTGAGCAGACCAGCGCGGACCTGTCGGCGATGCCGACCGAGCAGCGGCAGCACACCGCGCAGCTGCTGGACGCACACCTGGCAACGGTCACGGACCTGATCGAAGGACGCCGGTACGACAAGGCAACCGAGATCCGACTTCACCGGCTCGCGGCCACCCTCGGGATCACGAACGGGTGGTATCGGTTCGATCAACAGCAGCACGCGTCTGCCAGTCGCCTGTGGGACGCGGCGCTGCGCAGCGCTCACGACTCCGGGAGCGTGGACCTCGGAGCCGGGATCGTGTCGGACTTCGCGTATCAGGCGACGTGGCTCGGGAGCCCGCAGACGGCCGCCGACCTCCTCGGGCACGCTCTGAGCCGGGCCCGGCACCCCACCGCCCGGTCCCTTCTCCACCTGCGACAAGCCCGCGCTTACGCTGCCCTGGGCCAGCAGTCGGCCTGCTACCGCAGTCTCCGGGGATCGGAACGAGAGCTGGAGAGGCCATCGTCCGACGAGGCACCGGCCTGGTGCTCGTGGATGTCGGAAGCCGACCTGGCGGTGGACCACGGGGGCTGCCTGATGGACCTGGGGCGGTTCGAGGAGGCCCATGAGCGGATTAGCGAAGGCGTCGCCCTCCTACCCAGCGCGCGAGACAAGACCAAGAGCGTCTTCCTGGTGTACCAGGCCCGTGGACTTCTCCAGAGGGGCGAAGTCGACGAAGCTCTGTCCGTCACCGCCGAGTCCTGGGACCTGGCCAATCGAATCGGGGCGCAACGCTGCCTGACCCTGGTGCACGATTTGGCCCCGAGATTCCACAAGTTCAGGCAGCTCGCTGAAGTCCGGGACCTGCTGGAGCGGGTAGGCGCCAACGCCGCCTGA